A DNA window from Sulfitobacter noctilucicola contains the following coding sequences:
- a CDS encoding GNAT family N-acetyltransferase, with protein MEMQTIVNQPVIETERFDLRPLRRSDLGLIEMYAGDARVAKNTTSIPHPLPPGTIEAFIARAMGETRDFDCWAMDGSKTGGDEVMGLITLSRLDRNQSEVGFWVAPAFWNTHLASDSVQALVDANPLKNDAMFATVFQDNPASAKVMTNAGFIYLGDAETYCLARDGAVPTWTYSRKL; from the coding sequence ATGGAAATGCAAACGATAGTGAACCAGCCTGTGATCGAAACGGAACGCTTTGATCTGCGCCCGCTGAGGCGGTCGGATTTGGGTCTGATCGAAATGTATGCAGGTGATGCGCGTGTGGCGAAAAACACCACCTCTATTCCGCATCCCTTGCCGCCCGGCACAATCGAGGCGTTTATCGCCCGCGCGATGGGAGAGACGCGCGATTTCGATTGTTGGGCCATGGACGGCAGCAAGACGGGCGGGGATGAGGTCATGGGCCTGATCACATTGTCCCGTCTGGACCGAAACCAATCCGAGGTCGGATTTTGGGTCGCTCCGGCGTTCTGGAACACGCATCTGGCGTCTGATTCAGTGCAGGCACTTGTCGATGCCAATCCGTTGAAAAATGATGCGATGTTCGCAACCGTTTTTCAGGACAATCCGGCCTCTGCCAAAGTCATGACCAACGCCGGTTTCATCTATCTGGGTGATGCCGAAACCTATTGTCTGGCACGCGACGGTGCCGTACCCACTTGGACCTATAGCCGCAAGCTTTAG
- the obgE gene encoding GTPase ObgE, with translation MKFLDLCKVYIRSGAGGGGCISFRREKYIEYGGPDGGDGGGGGSVWAEAVDGLNTLIDFRYQQHFFAKNGQPGMGKQRTGKDGEDIVLRVPVGTEILDEDQETVIVDITEVGQRVELARGGNGGWGNLHFKSATNQAPRRSNPGQDGVERTLWLRLKLIADVGLLGLPNAGKSTFLAATSNARPKIADYPFTTLHPNLGVVGVDNTEFVVADIPGLIEGASEGRGLGDLFLGHVERCAVLLHLIDGTSDTVAEDYQTIITELEAYGGDLAEKPRVTVLNKVDALDEEERVTKRKELEKACGGPVMMMSGVAREGVTEVLRTLRGEIDDDRLRQKPAEEAVQWHP, from the coding sequence ATGAAATTCCTCGACCTGTGCAAAGTCTACATCCGTTCCGGCGCGGGCGGGGGCGGCTGTATTTCGTTCCGTCGCGAGAAGTATATCGAATACGGCGGGCCGGACGGCGGCGATGGCGGCGGTGGCGGCTCTGTCTGGGCTGAAGCCGTGGACGGATTGAACACGCTTATCGACTTCCGCTACCAGCAGCACTTCTTTGCCAAGAATGGCCAGCCCGGCATGGGCAAACAGCGCACCGGTAAGGATGGCGAAGATATCGTCTTGCGTGTGCCTGTTGGCACAGAAATCCTGGATGAAGATCAGGAAACCGTCATCGTGGACATCACTGAAGTAGGCCAGCGCGTCGAGTTGGCCCGCGGTGGTAATGGCGGCTGGGGCAACCTGCACTTCAAATCTGCCACCAATCAGGCCCCAAGGCGGTCCAACCCGGGTCAGGATGGTGTGGAGCGTACCTTGTGGCTGCGCCTGAAACTCATCGCTGATGTGGGTTTGTTGGGTCTGCCCAATGCTGGGAAATCGACCTTCTTGGCAGCGACCTCGAACGCACGTCCCAAAATTGCGGACTATCCGTTCACCACGCTGCATCCAAATCTGGGCGTAGTGGGCGTCGACAATACCGAATTTGTGGTCGCGGACATTCCGGGCCTGATTGAAGGTGCCTCTGAAGGGCGCGGTTTGGGCGATCTGTTTCTAGGTCACGTGGAGCGTTGTGCGGTGCTTTTGCATCTGATCGACGGCACTTCTGACACGGTTGCCGAGGATTATCAGACTATCATCACAGAACTTGAAGCCTATGGTGGCGATCTGGCCGAGAAACCACGTGTAACGGTGTTGAACAAGGTCGATGCGCTGGATGAAGAAGAGCGTGTAACCAAAAGAAAAGAATTGGAAAAAGCCTGCGGTGGTCCGGTCATGATGATGTCCGGTGTCGCGCGTGAAGGGGTGACAGAGGTCCTGCGTACCCTGCGCGGTGAAATTGACGATGACCGTCTGCGCCAGAAACCTGCCGAGGAAGCGGTGCAATGGCATCCCTGA
- the proB gene encoding glutamate 5-kinase codes for MASLTAARRVVVKIGSALLVDRETGDLRSDWLHGLAQDVHWLKSLGCDVVLVSSGSIALGRGVLDLPKTPLALEQSQAAAAVGQIRLARAYEEVLAPHGIITAQVLVTLEDSANRKRYLNSRATLEQLLGLGVVPIVNENDTVATDEIRFGDNDRLAAQIAVTVGADQLILLSDVDGFYSANPHEDNSAQRYDIIEAITPEIEAMAGDAGSGLSKGGMKTKLMAAKTATAAGCAMAITEGSAMRPLQGLHTGANATWFTAQTDPQAARKRWIAAMKPRGSVTLDAGAVTALGKGKSLLPAGVRQVQGAFERGDSISLLNPAGHSIGVGLTRYSASEADQIKGHHSAEIEELLGYPGRAALIHRDDMAL; via the coding sequence ATGGCATCCCTGACCGCTGCCAGACGTGTTGTCGTCAAGATCGGCTCTGCCTTGCTGGTGGATCGCGAAACGGGCGATTTGCGCAGTGACTGGTTGCACGGGCTTGCGCAGGATGTGCACTGGTTGAAAAGCCTTGGCTGCGACGTCGTTCTGGTCTCGTCGGGCTCGATTGCCTTGGGGCGGGGTGTGTTGGATTTGCCCAAGACACCCCTTGCGCTGGAACAGTCTCAGGCAGCGGCGGCTGTCGGCCAGATCAGGCTGGCGCGCGCTTATGAGGAAGTGCTTGCACCGCACGGCATCATCACCGCGCAAGTGCTTGTTACACTTGAAGATTCCGCCAACCGGAAAAGATACTTGAATAGCCGTGCCACGCTTGAGCAACTGCTGGGACTGGGTGTGGTCCCAATCGTGAACGAGAATGACACGGTTGCCACAGACGAGATCCGTTTTGGAGACAATGACCGCCTTGCGGCCCAAATCGCGGTCACTGTCGGGGCGGATCAGTTGATCCTGCTTTCTGATGTCGACGGGTTCTATTCTGCGAACCCCCATGAGGATAATTCCGCTCAGCGCTATGACATTATCGAGGCGATCACGCCCGAGATTGAAGCGATGGCGGGGGATGCAGGGTCGGGCCTCAGCAAAGGCGGTATGAAGACCAAATTAATGGCCGCAAAAACTGCGACAGCGGCAGGCTGCGCGATGGCGATTACAGAAGGCTCTGCCATGCGTCCATTGCAGGGGCTTCATACCGGGGCGAATGCCACGTGGTTCACGGCCCAAACCGATCCGCAAGCGGCACGCAAACGCTGGATTGCGGCGATGAAGCCGCGCGGGTCTGTCACGCTGGACGCAGGCGCTGTCACGGCGCTTGGCAAGGGCAAGTCACTGTTGCCCGCAGGCGTGCGGCAAGTGCAAGGGGCGTTCGAGCGAGGCGACAGCATATCCCTGCTAAATCCCGCCGGTCACAGCATTGGCGTCGGCCTTACGCGGTATTCGGCCAGCGAGGCGGACCAGATCAAAGGGCACCACAGTGCGGAAATTGAAGAACTGCTCGGCTATCCAGGCCGTGCTGCCCTGATCCACCGCGACGACATGGCGCTTTAA
- a CDS encoding glutamate-5-semialdehyde dehydrogenase → MTQNTSIAELMAGIGQRAKAAATALASASAERKHAALIGAAEAVWKNREAIIEANVKDLAYGREKGLSDAMMDRLMLDEARIQGMVDGLRSVAEQPDPVGETIAEWDQPSGLHIRRVRTPLGVIGVIYESRPNVTADAGALCIKAGNAVILRGGSEGFNSSQAIHACLQQGLRDANLPEDAVQLVPTRDRAAVSAMLTMTDTIDVIVPRGGKGLVGLVQREARVPVFAHLEGIVHIFIDEHADPEKALKVVLNAKTRRTGICGALECLLVHEKVAKSIGQGLLRALIDAGVEVRADAAFGAVEGAVPATEDDWGHEYLDMIVAAKVVRDIDDAIAHIRKYGSNHTDCIITEDAANVETFMTQLDSAILMHNASTQFADGGEFGMGAEIGIATGKMHARGPVGASQLTSFKYLVTGDGTVRS, encoded by the coding sequence ATGACACAAAACACTTCGATCGCGGAATTGATGGCCGGTATCGGCCAGCGGGCCAAAGCGGCAGCAACAGCTTTGGCCAGCGCATCGGCAGAGCGCAAGCACGCGGCGCTGATCGGTGCGGCAGAAGCCGTTTGGAAAAACCGGGAAGCCATCATCGAAGCAAACGTTAAGGATCTCGCCTACGGGCGCGAAAAGGGCCTGTCCGACGCGATGATGGACCGTCTGATGCTGGATGAGGCGCGCATCCAAGGGATGGTTGACGGCCTGCGCTCTGTTGCTGAACAGCCAGATCCCGTCGGTGAAACCATTGCCGAATGGGACCAGCCCAGCGGCCTACACATCCGCCGCGTGCGCACGCCCTTGGGCGTGATCGGCGTGATCTATGAAAGCCGGCCAAACGTGACGGCGGATGCAGGTGCGCTGTGCATCAAGGCGGGGAATGCGGTTATCCTGCGCGGCGGCTCCGAAGGGTTCAATTCTTCACAAGCGATCCATGCCTGCCTGCAACAGGGCCTGCGGGATGCGAACCTGCCAGAGGATGCAGTGCAGTTGGTGCCGACACGCGACAGGGCAGCCGTCAGCGCGATGCTGACGATGACAGATACCATTGACGTCATTGTACCGCGCGGCGGCAAGGGCCTTGTCGGTCTGGTGCAGCGCGAAGCCCGCGTGCCGGTATTCGCGCACCTGGAAGGTATCGTGCATATCTTCATCGACGAACATGCAGACCCGGAAAAGGCGCTCAAAGTTGTCTTGAACGCAAAGACCCGCCGCACCGGTATCTGCGGGGCTTTGGAATGTCTGCTGGTTCATGAAAAGGTCGCGAAATCAATCGGTCAGGGACTGTTGCGTGCGCTGATCGATGCGGGTGTCGAAGTGCGTGCAGATGCGGCTTTTGGCGCTGTCGAGGGTGCCGTTCCCGCCACAGAGGACGATTGGGGGCACGAATACCTCGACATGATCGTCGCGGCAAAGGTCGTGCGCGATATCGATGATGCGATTGCCCATATCCGCAAGTACGGCTCCAACCACACGGATTGCATTATTACAGAAGATGCTGCCAACGTGGAAACCTTCATGACGCAACTGGATTCCGCCATCCTGATGCACAATGCCTCGACCCAGTTCGCCGATGGTGGTGAGTTCGGCATGGGGGCCGAGATCGGGATTGCGACAGGCAAAATGCATGCGCGCGGGCCGGTTGGGGCCTCGCAGTTGACCAGCTTCAAGTATCTTGTGACGGGTGACGGCACGGTGCGTTCGTAA
- a CDS encoding histidine phosphotransferase family protein produces the protein MNDMDTTLASLIGSRICHDLISPIGAINNGLELLTMSGEQTGPEMGLINKSVGNASAKIRFFRVAFGAAGEQMIGPAEVNSILRDLYGDSRLAIKWAPEHPVQRIEVRLAFLALLCAENAMPYGGRLNVSTDGASWTLDGSADRLNVDPALWCRLSDQSAPQGLQPSNVQFALLPLIAGDTGRKITFKSDEATLKISY, from the coding sequence ATGAACGACATGGACACTACACTCGCTTCCCTGATCGGCAGCCGTATCTGTCATGATCTGATATCGCCCATCGGCGCCATCAACAATGGGCTCGAGCTTTTGACGATGTCGGGTGAGCAAACCGGACCCGAAATGGGACTTATTAACAAAAGCGTCGGGAATGCGTCTGCCAAAATTCGCTTTTTCCGGGTGGCCTTTGGTGCCGCCGGCGAACAGATGATCGGACCAGCAGAGGTGAACTCCATCTTGCGCGATCTTTACGGTGACAGCAGACTTGCAATCAAATGGGCACCGGAACATCCCGTGCAACGCATCGAGGTGCGCCTCGCGTTCCTCGCACTGCTTTGTGCCGAAAATGCCATGCCCTATGGTGGACGCCTCAACGTCAGCACAGATGGCGCGTCATGGACCCTTGACGGCAGTGCGGACAGGTTGAATGTCGATCCCGCCTTGTGGTGCCGACTGTCGGATCAAAGCGCACCGCAGGGGCTTCAGCCGTCAAACGTTCAGTTTGCCTTGCTGCCGCTGATCGCAGGCGACACAGGCCGCAAGATCACCTTCAAGTCAGACGAGGCGACCCTGAAAATATCCTACTGA
- a CDS encoding DUF3553 domain-containing protein, which produces MDDLNAMLTPGMHVRHPDKPDWGVGQVQSNISGRVTVNFRDEGKVVIDSFHIGLVPVFDD; this is translated from the coding sequence ATGGATGACCTAAACGCGATGCTAACGCCGGGGATGCATGTGCGCCATCCTGATAAACCAGACTGGGGTGTGGGGCAGGTGCAAAGTAACATTTCTGGGCGGGTTACGGTAAACTTCCGGGATGAAGGTAAAGTAGTCATCGACAGCTTTCATATTGGACTCGTACCGGTCTTTGATGACTGA
- a CDS encoding GNAT family N-acetyltransferase — protein sequence MMIDTPLKFEVRLAQTGQDMHAVQRLRYDVFVNELGGDGAEVDHEARLERDALDAYCDHLMLIDQSRDMVAGVYRLLPPEKAVDAGRYYSDAEYDLSVLRNSGKRLLELGRSCLHADYRGGTAMHHLWSGLAQYVADRDVDILFGVASFHGTDIPKIAGALSLLHQRHLAPTDLRVKALPEAFQSMDLVPEADLDRTAAMRSIPSLMKAYLRLGGFVGEGAFVDHAFNTTDVCLIMDTARLSKRQARIYGGRTS from the coding sequence ATGATGATTGACACGCCGCTCAAGTTTGAAGTGCGTCTGGCGCAGACCGGTCAGGATATGCACGCGGTTCAACGTCTGCGCTATGATGTCTTTGTCAACGAGCTGGGCGGGGATGGTGCAGAGGTGGACCATGAGGCGCGTCTTGAGCGTGATGCGCTTGATGCCTATTGCGATCATCTGATGTTGATCGACCAATCCCGCGATATGGTGGCAGGCGTGTACCGGTTACTGCCGCCAGAGAAAGCCGTTGATGCCGGGCGTTATTATTCGGACGCGGAATACGATCTGAGCGTCCTGCGAAACTCCGGCAAACGCTTGCTTGAGCTGGGCCGGTCCTGTCTGCATGCTGACTATCGCGGTGGCACGGCGATGCATCATTTGTGGTCTGGTCTGGCGCAATACGTGGCCGACCGTGATGTCGATATCCTGTTTGGCGTGGCAAGTTTTCATGGCACAGACATCCCGAAAATCGCTGGTGCCCTCAGCCTGTTACACCAGCGTCATCTCGCACCGACAGATCTGCGGGTAAAGGCGCTGCCAGAGGCGTTCCAGTCGATGGATCTGGTGCCGGAGGCCGATCTTGATCGCACGGCCGCGATGCGTTCAATTCCCAGCCTGATGAAAGCCTATTTGCGTTTGGGCGGTTTTGTCGGGGAGGGGGCTTTTGTCGATCATGCATTTAATACAACCGATGTTTGCCTCATCATGGACACAGCCCGCCTGTCAAAGCGTCAGGCCCGTATTTATGGCGGCCGGACGTCATGA
- a CDS encoding lysophospholipid acyltransferase family protein, whose product MSTVWDSPDPAVYPPITFAGWLRVILRALALIGLVFGGLAVLLLVRLIEQPLCGVNRPVTPHITTFVCRNALRIMGLRHIVRGTPMTGRGAVVANHSSWLDIFSLNAAKRIYFVSKSEVARWPGIGWLARATGTVFIERNPARAREQTAVFEQRLLAGHKLLFFPEGTSTDGQQVLPFKTTLFQSFFAQDLKDKIAVQPVSVIYTAPEGTDPRFYGWWGDMSFGAHLLVTLAPARHGQVEVVYHNPLGVADFADRKALAKACEAAVREGHNAALAHSI is encoded by the coding sequence ATGAGCACGGTTTGGGACAGCCCTGATCCGGCGGTCTATCCCCCGATCACGTTTGCCGGTTGGCTACGGGTCATCTTGCGGGCTTTGGCACTGATCGGTCTTGTTTTTGGCGGGTTGGCCGTGCTGTTGCTGGTGCGCCTGATCGAACAGCCGTTGTGCGGGGTAAATCGGCCGGTTACGCCCCACATCACCACCTTCGTTTGCCGCAATGCGCTGCGGATCATGGGGCTGCGGCACATCGTGCGTGGCACGCCGATGACGGGCAGGGGCGCAGTTGTTGCGAACCACAGCTCCTGGCTTGATATCTTCTCCCTCAACGCTGCGAAACGGATCTATTTCGTATCTAAGTCAGAGGTCGCCCGCTGGCCGGGGATTGGCTGGCTCGCCCGTGCGACCGGCACAGTGTTCATAGAGCGCAACCCCGCACGCGCGCGTGAGCAGACCGCCGTGTTTGAGCAACGCTTGCTTGCCGGCCACAAGTTGCTGTTCTTTCCCGAAGGCACCAGCACGGATGGGCAACAGGTGCTGCCATTCAAGACAACGCTATTCCAGTCCTTTTTTGCACAGGATCTGAAAGACAAGATCGCGGTACAGCCGGTCAGCGTGATCTACACGGCACCGGAAGGGACCGACCCGCGCTTTTACGGCTGGTGGGGTGACATGTCATTTGGTGCGCATCTGCTGGTGACACTTGCACCGGCGCGGCACGGTCAGGTCGAGGTCGTCTATCACAATCCCTTGGGGGTGGCAGACTTTGCCGACCGCAAAGCGCTAGCCAAAGCCTGCGAGGCTGCCGTACGCGAAGGGCATAACGCTGCCCTTGCGCATTCAATTTAA
- a CDS encoding PA14 domain-containing protein, giving the protein MFIRTAVFCATVLAAPAFAQSVTLTPADPQPSADDLKPGLAVSYGYGGEMRSLDHAEQKLKRAKSGPPLRGLSYDDNTEGEKALTSTSASKVAAAISGFVKFDKAGTFEIEFISNDGIIASIGGQQVALSDGVHSCDPAGPQEVIVPQAGWYALEATYFQRKGTACLIMDWDADGRMGPAPDSAFAHVD; this is encoded by the coding sequence ATGTTTATCCGTACTGCTGTGTTCTGCGCCACAGTTCTTGCTGCACCGGCGTTTGCACAATCTGTCACACTTACCCCCGCTGACCCGCAGCCGTCCGCAGACGACCTGAAGCCCGGTCTGGCCGTGTCCTATGGTTATGGCGGGGAAATGCGCAGCCTCGACCATGCGGAGCAAAAGCTGAAACGTGCAAAGTCGGGTCCGCCGTTGCGGGGGCTTTCCTATGATGACAACACCGAAGGCGAAAAGGCCCTGACGTCAACCTCGGCCAGCAAGGTTGCGGCGGCCATCAGCGGATTCGTCAAGTTTGATAAGGCAGGCACGTTCGAGATCGAGTTCATTAGCAACGACGGTATCATCGCCAGCATCGGCGGCCAGCAGGTCGCTTTGTCTGATGGCGTCCATTCATGTGATCCCGCAGGCCCGCAAGAGGTCATCGTCCCGCAGGCCGGTTGGTATGCGTTGGAGGCCACATACTTTCAGCGCAAGGGCACGGCGTGTCTGATTATGGATTGGGATGCAGACGGGCGCATGGGCCCTGCCCCCGACAGCGCCTTCGCGCATGTCGACTGA
- the rpsB gene encoding 30S ribosomal protein S2: MALPEFSMRQLLEAGVHFGHQTQRWNPRMGPYIYGARNGIHIMDLTQTVPMLDEALKLIRDTVAKGGSILFVGTKRQAAQPIADAAEKCAQYYMNHRWLGGTLTNWQTVSKSIQRLKHIDEQSEQGFSGLTKKERLGMERDQGKLEASLGGIREMGGRPDLIFVIDVKKEALAVAEANKLGIPVVAVVDTNCSPDGIDYIIPGNDDAARAIGLYCDLAARAALDGMSAQLGAAGVDLGAMEQAPAEEALAEESTGVEVGNASEETVSNDAMAKDAVYDIESKKETIAKAEG, translated from the coding sequence ATGGCTCTTCCTGAGTTCTCCATGCGTCAGCTGCTTGAAGCAGGCGTACACTTCGGCCACCAGACGCAGCGCTGGAACCCACGTATGGGTCCCTACATCTACGGCGCGCGCAACGGCATTCACATCATGGATCTGACACAGACTGTTCCAATGCTGGACGAAGCATTGAAACTGATCCGTGACACAGTCGCCAAAGGCGGCAGCATTCTTTTTGTTGGCACCAAGCGTCAGGCAGCACAGCCGATCGCAGATGCCGCTGAGAAATGCGCACAATATTACATGAACCACCGCTGGCTCGGTGGCACGCTGACCAACTGGCAGACCGTGTCCAAGTCCATCCAGCGTCTCAAGCACATCGACGAGCAGTCAGAGCAGGGTTTCTCCGGTCTGACGAAGAAAGAGCGTCTGGGCATGGAACGTGACCAGGGCAAGCTTGAAGCGTCTTTGGGCGGCATCCGCGAAATGGGCGGCCGTCCCGACCTGATCTTCGTGATCGACGTGAAAAAAGAAGCACTGGCCGTGGCCGAAGCTAACAAACTGGGTATCCCTGTTGTGGCTGTGGTTGACACCAACTGCTCACCCGATGGCATCGACTACATCATTCCGGGCAACGATGACGCGGCGCGCGCCATTGGCCTGTACTGCGATCTGGCTGCACGTGCGGCACTTGACGGCATGTCCGCCCAACTGGGCGCAGCTGGCGTTGATCTGGGCGCGATGGAGCAGGCTCCTGCAGAAGAAGCGCTTGCAGAAGAAAGCACCGGCGTCGAAGTAGGCAATGCTTCCGAGGAAACAGTGTCCAACGATGCGATGGCAAAAGACGCTGTATATGACATCGAATCCAAGAAAGAGACGATCGCCAAAGCCGAAGGCTGA
- the tsf gene encoding translation elongation factor Ts — MAITASMVKELRDSTGAGMMDAKKALTENDGDMEAAVDWLRTKGLAKAAKKSGRTAAEGLVAVKVDGGHGVAVEVNSETDFVGKNADFQKMVAGIADVALGANDIDALKAADMGGKSVEQTVTDAVAVIGENMSVRRMAAIDGDTVVSYVHNAAAPGMGNIGVLVAMTGGDEAFGKQVAMHIAATNPASLSEEDLDAAVVEKEKQVQMDIARESGKPEAVIEKMIVGRMKKFMAEITLINQQFVVNPDVTVGDAAKEAGATITGFVRLEVGEGIEVVKEDFAAEVAKVGQS, encoded by the coding sequence ATGGCGATTACAGCATCTATGGTGAAAGAACTGCGCGATAGCACCGGCGCAGGCATGATGGACGCCAAGAAGGCGTTGACCGAGAATGATGGTGACATGGAAGCAGCGGTTGATTGGCTGCGCACCAAAGGTCTGGCAAAAGCAGCAAAGAAATCTGGCCGTACGGCAGCAGAGGGTCTGGTTGCGGTTAAGGTCGATGGTGGTCACGGTGTTGCGGTTGAAGTAAACTCCGAAACCGACTTTGTCGGCAAAAACGCTGACTTCCAGAAAATGGTTGCCGGCATTGCTGACGTTGCTTTGGGCGCAAACGACATCGACGCGCTGAAAGCGGCTGACATGGGCGGCAAGTCCGTTGAGCAGACCGTAACAGACGCGGTTGCAGTGATTGGTGAAAACATGTCGGTCCGCCGCATGGCTGCGATTGATGGCGACACCGTAGTGTCTTACGTCCACAACGCGGCAGCGCCAGGCATGGGCAACATCGGCGTTCTGGTCGCAATGACCGGCGGCGACGAAGCATTCGGCAAACAGGTTGCAATGCACATCGCGGCAACCAACCCTGCGTCCCTGTCCGAGGAGGACCTTGATGCGGCTGTTGTTGAAAAAGAAAAGCAGGTCCAGATGGATATCGCCCGCGAAAGCGGTAAGCCCGAAGCGGTTATCGAAAAGATGATCGTGGGCCGCATGAAGAAATTCATGGCGGAAATCACGCTGATCAACCAGCAGTTCGTTGTGAACCCGGATGTGACAGTGGGCGACGCGGCAAAAGAAGCTGGCGCGACGATCACAGGCTTTGTACGTCTGGAAGTTGGCGAAGGCATCGAAGTGGTGAAAGAAGATTTCGCTGCTGAAGTTGCGAAGGTCGGCCAGTCCTGA
- a CDS encoding LuxR family transcriptional regulator codes for MSLRDYLHEIARCPSIEALWTTHTNKMATYGFDRLIYGFTRYRTSTSLGDPEDFVILTNHSIEYTDEFLGEGLYYHAPMVHWALANDGACSWTVLHDMAKSHAMTPAEERVIAFNQRMGVTAGYTVSFKSISARSKGAIALTARPGLSQPEVDAIWAEHGDDIKLMNDIAHLKILTLPYSAPNRALTRRQREALEWVGDGKTMQDIAVIMGLTSATVEKHLRLAREALAVETTAQAVMKAAFANQMFIMDV; via the coding sequence ATGAGCCTGCGTGACTACCTGCACGAGATTGCCCGCTGCCCGTCAATTGAGGCGCTCTGGACTACGCATACCAACAAGATGGCAACCTACGGCTTTGACAGACTGATCTACGGCTTTACCCGCTATCGCACATCGACTTCGCTTGGCGATCCTGAGGATTTTGTGATCCTGACGAACCACAGCATTGAATATACAGACGAATTTCTGGGTGAAGGCCTATATTATCACGCTCCCATGGTACACTGGGCACTGGCAAATGACGGTGCTTGTAGCTGGACAGTGCTACATGACATGGCCAAAAGCCACGCCATGACCCCCGCCGAAGAACGTGTCATTGCCTTCAACCAGCGTATGGGTGTGACGGCAGGATATACAGTCAGCTTCAAATCGATCTCTGCACGCTCCAAAGGTGCCATCGCATTGACCGCGCGGCCGGGACTGTCGCAGCCGGAAGTCGATGCGATCTGGGCTGAGCATGGCGATGACATCAAGCTAATGAACGATATCGCGCACCTGAAGATCCTTACCCTGCCCTATAGCGCGCCCAATCGTGCGCTGACCCGTAGGCAGCGCGAAGCGCTAGAATGGGTCGGTGATGGCAAAACCATGCAGGATATTGCGGTGATTATGGGCCTGACTTCCGCGACAGTTGAAAAGCATCTGCGTCTCGCCCGCGAAGCGCTCGCGGTTGAGACCACGGCACAAGCCGTCATGAAGGCCGCATTTGCCAACCAGATGTTCATCATGGACGTCTGA
- the aroQ gene encoding type II 3-dehydroquinate dehydratase — protein sequence MTSVLILNGPNLNLLGTRQPDVYGATTMSDIEQMCIDAGERLDLSVTCHQSNHEGVMIDHIHAAKGVHDGIVLNAGAYTHTSVALMDAIASVELPVVEVHLSNIHAREAFRQHSYIAPVAVGQICGFGAQGYIMALDALAQRLAAK from the coding sequence ATGACATCTGTGTTGATTCTGAATGGTCCGAACCTGAACCTGCTGGGCACCCGTCAGCCGGACGTTTACGGTGCGACGACCATGAGCGATATCGAGCAGATGTGCATCGATGCTGGCGAGCGTCTTGATCTGAGTGTCACCTGCCATCAGAGCAACCATGAAGGTGTGATGATCGACCATATCCACGCCGCCAAGGGCGTTCACGATGGCATTGTGCTAAACGCCGGTGCCTATACGCACACCTCGGTCGCCCTGATGGATGCAATTGCATCGGTAGAGCTGCCAGTGGTCGAAGTCCATCTGAGCAACATTCACGCCCGTGAAGCCTTCCGGCAGCATTCCTACATCGCGCCTGTGGCCGTCGGTCAGATTTGCGGTTTCGGTGCGCAAGGATACATCATGGCATTGGATGCGCTGGCGCAAAGGTTGGCGGCAAAATGA